The Bos javanicus breed banteng chromosome 18, ARS-OSU_banteng_1.0, whole genome shotgun sequence genome has a segment encoding these proteins:
- the TAT gene encoding tyrosine aminotransferase isoform X5: MDPYVIQMQDHGSLPSVLDVHVNVAGRSSVQGKVKSRKARWSVRPSDMSNKTFNPIRAIVDNMKVKPNPNKTMIALSIGDPTVFGNLPTDPEVTQAMKDALDSGKFNGYVPSIGYLSSREEVASYYHCPEAPLEAKDVILTSGCSQAIELCLAVLANPGQNILVPRPGFSLYRTLAESMGIEVKLYNLLPEKNWEIDLKQLESLIDEKTVCLIVNNPSNPCGSVFSRRHLQKILAVAARQCVPILADEIYGDMVFSDSKFEPLATLSSNVPILSCGGLAKRWLVPGWRMGWILIHDRRDIFGNEIRDGLTKLSQRILGPCTLVQGALKSILCRTPREFYHNTLSFLKSNADLCYGALAAIPGLRPIHPSGAMYLMVGIEMEHFPEFENDVEFTEQLVAEQSVHCLPATCFDYPNFFRVVITVPEVMMLEACSRIQEFCEQHYHCAEGSQEECDK, encoded by the exons ATGGACCCATATGTGATTCAGATGCAGGATCACGGCAGCCTCCCCTCAGTTCTGGATGTGCATGTCAACGTCGCTGGGAGAAGCTCTGTGcagggaaaagtgaaaagcagGAAGGCCAGATGGTCCGTGAGGCCCTCGGACATGTCCAACAAAACTTTCAATCCCATCCGGGCCATTGTGGACAACATGAAGGTGAAGCCAAACCCAAACAAGACCATGATTGCTTTGTCGATTG GGGACCCTACTGTATTTGGAAACCTGCCGACAGATCCTGAAGTTACCCAAGCAATGAAAGATGCCCTCGACTCAGGGAAGTTTAATGGCTATGTCCCCTCCATTG GCTACTTATCCAGTCGGGAGGAAGTTGCTTCTTATTACCACTGTCCCGAGGCACCCCTGGAAGCTAAG GATGTCATTCTGACAAGTGGCTGCAGTCAGGCTATTGAACTGTGTTTGGCTGTGTTGGCCAACCCAGGGCAAAACATCCTAGTTCCGAGACCTGGCTTCTCTCTCTACAGGACTCTGGCTGAATCTATGGGAATTGAGGTCAAACTCTACAATTTATTG CCAGAGAAGAATTGGGAAATTGACCTGAAACAATTAGAATCTCTGATTGATGAAAAGACAGTTTGTCTTATTGTCAACAATCCATCAAACCCTTGTGGGTCAGTGTTCAGTAGACGTCATCTCCAGAAAATTTTGGCAG tGGCTGCAAGGCAATGTGTTCCCATTTTAGCTGATGAGATCTATGGAGACATG GTGTTTTCAGATTCCAAATTTGAGCCTCTGGCCACCCTCAGCAGCAATGTCCCCATCCTGTCCTGTGGAGGGCTGGCCAAGCGCTGGCTGGTTCCTGGCTGGAGGATGGGCTGGATCCTTATCCATGACCGAAGAGATATTTTTGGCAATGAg ATCCGAGATGGGCTGACGAAGCTAAGTCAACGGATCCTGGGCCCCTGCACCCTTGTCCAGGGAGCTCTGAAAAGCATCCTGTGTCGCACCCCTCGTGAGTTCTACCACAACACTCTAAGCTTCCTCAAG TCCAATGCGGATCTCTGCTATGGGGCATTGGCTGCCATCCCCGGACTCCGGCCCATTCACCCTTCTGGGGCCATGTACCTCATG GTTGGAATTGAGATGGAACATTTCCCAGAATTTGAGAATGATGTGGAGTTCACGGAGCAGTTAGTTGCTGAGCAATCTGTCCACTGCCTCCCAGCAACG TGCTTTGACTATCCAAATTTCTTCCGAGTGGTAATCACAGTTCCTGAAGTGATGATGCTGGAGGCCTGTAGCCGGATCCAGGAGTTCTGTGAACAGCACTACCATTGTGCTGAAGGGAGCCAGGAGGAATGTGACAAATAG
- the TAT gene encoding tyrosine aminotransferase isoform X1: MRVSGPTPICGTISGIRGCIRIHHHYHLSKNLGNFLVWLLGGCFSFTGKSLLVMDPYVIQMQDHGSLPSVLDVHVNVAGRSSVQGKVKSRKARWSVRPSDMSNKTFNPIRAIVDNMKVKPNPNKTMIALSIGDPTVFGNLPTDPEVTQAMKDALDSGKFNGYVPSIGYLSSREEVASYYHCPEAPLEAKDVILTSGCSQAIELCLAVLANPGQNILVPRPGFSLYRTLAESMGIEVKLYNLLPEKNWEIDLKQLESLIDEKTVCLIVNNPSNPCGSVFSRRHLQKILAVAARQCVPILADEIYGDMVFSDSKFEPLATLSSNVPILSCGGLAKRWLVPGWRMGWILIHDRRDIFGNEIRDGLTKLSQRILGPCTLVQGALKSILCRTPREFYHNTLSFLKSNADLCYGALAAIPGLRPIHPSGAMYLMVGIEMEHFPEFENDVEFTEQLVAEQSVHCLPATCFDYPNFFRVVITVPEVMMLEACSRIQEFCEQHYHCAEGSQEECDK; encoded by the exons ATGAGAGTTTCAGGCCCAACGCCCATTTGTGGGACTATTTCAGGTATCAGAGGTTGCATCCGAATTCACCATCACTATCATTTGTCAAAGAACTTAGGCAACTTCCTGGTTTGGCTGCTTGGAGGCTGCTTCTCCTTTACTGGGAAG TCTTTGCTAGTCATGGACCCATATGTGATTCAGATGCAGGATCACGGCAGCCTCCCCTCAGTTCTGGATGTGCATGTCAACGTCGCTGGGAGAAGCTCTGTGcagggaaaagtgaaaagcagGAAGGCCAGATGGTCCGTGAGGCCCTCGGACATGTCCAACAAAACTTTCAATCCCATCCGGGCCATTGTGGACAACATGAAGGTGAAGCCAAACCCAAACAAGACCATGATTGCTTTGTCGATTG GGGACCCTACTGTATTTGGAAACCTGCCGACAGATCCTGAAGTTACCCAAGCAATGAAAGATGCCCTCGACTCAGGGAAGTTTAATGGCTATGTCCCCTCCATTG GCTACTTATCCAGTCGGGAGGAAGTTGCTTCTTATTACCACTGTCCCGAGGCACCCCTGGAAGCTAAG GATGTCATTCTGACAAGTGGCTGCAGTCAGGCTATTGAACTGTGTTTGGCTGTGTTGGCCAACCCAGGGCAAAACATCCTAGTTCCGAGACCTGGCTTCTCTCTCTACAGGACTCTGGCTGAATCTATGGGAATTGAGGTCAAACTCTACAATTTATTG CCAGAGAAGAATTGGGAAATTGACCTGAAACAATTAGAATCTCTGATTGATGAAAAGACAGTTTGTCTTATTGTCAACAATCCATCAAACCCTTGTGGGTCAGTGTTCAGTAGACGTCATCTCCAGAAAATTTTGGCAG tGGCTGCAAGGCAATGTGTTCCCATTTTAGCTGATGAGATCTATGGAGACATG GTGTTTTCAGATTCCAAATTTGAGCCTCTGGCCACCCTCAGCAGCAATGTCCCCATCCTGTCCTGTGGAGGGCTGGCCAAGCGCTGGCTGGTTCCTGGCTGGAGGATGGGCTGGATCCTTATCCATGACCGAAGAGATATTTTTGGCAATGAg ATCCGAGATGGGCTGACGAAGCTAAGTCAACGGATCCTGGGCCCCTGCACCCTTGTCCAGGGAGCTCTGAAAAGCATCCTGTGTCGCACCCCTCGTGAGTTCTACCACAACACTCTAAGCTTCCTCAAG TCCAATGCGGATCTCTGCTATGGGGCATTGGCTGCCATCCCCGGACTCCGGCCCATTCACCCTTCTGGGGCCATGTACCTCATG GTTGGAATTGAGATGGAACATTTCCCAGAATTTGAGAATGATGTGGAGTTCACGGAGCAGTTAGTTGCTGAGCAATCTGTCCACTGCCTCCCAGCAACG TGCTTTGACTATCCAAATTTCTTCCGAGTGGTAATCACAGTTCCTGAAGTGATGATGCTGGAGGCCTGTAGCCGGATCCAGGAGTTCTGTGAACAGCACTACCATTGTGCTGAAGGGAGCCAGGAGGAATGTGACAAATAG
- the TAT gene encoding tyrosine aminotransferase isoform X6, protein MQDHGSLPSVLDVHVNVAGRSSVQGKVKSRKARWSVRPSDMSNKTFNPIRAIVDNMKVKPNPNKTMIALSIGDPTVFGNLPTDPEVTQAMKDALDSGKFNGYVPSIGYLSSREEVASYYHCPEAPLEAKDVILTSGCSQAIELCLAVLANPGQNILVPRPGFSLYRTLAESMGIEVKLYNLLPEKNWEIDLKQLESLIDEKTVCLIVNNPSNPCGSVFSRRHLQKILAVAARQCVPILADEIYGDMVFSDSKFEPLATLSSNVPILSCGGLAKRWLVPGWRMGWILIHDRRDIFGNEIRDGLTKLSQRILGPCTLVQGALKSILCRTPREFYHNTLSFLKSNADLCYGALAAIPGLRPIHPSGAMYLMVGIEMEHFPEFENDVEFTEQLVAEQSVHCLPATCFDYPNFFRVVITVPEVMMLEACSRIQEFCEQHYHCAEGSQEECDK, encoded by the exons ATGCAGGATCACGGCAGCCTCCCCTCAGTTCTGGATGTGCATGTCAACGTCGCTGGGAGAAGCTCTGTGcagggaaaagtgaaaagcagGAAGGCCAGATGGTCCGTGAGGCCCTCGGACATGTCCAACAAAACTTTCAATCCCATCCGGGCCATTGTGGACAACATGAAGGTGAAGCCAAACCCAAACAAGACCATGATTGCTTTGTCGATTG GGGACCCTACTGTATTTGGAAACCTGCCGACAGATCCTGAAGTTACCCAAGCAATGAAAGATGCCCTCGACTCAGGGAAGTTTAATGGCTATGTCCCCTCCATTG GCTACTTATCCAGTCGGGAGGAAGTTGCTTCTTATTACCACTGTCCCGAGGCACCCCTGGAAGCTAAG GATGTCATTCTGACAAGTGGCTGCAGTCAGGCTATTGAACTGTGTTTGGCTGTGTTGGCCAACCCAGGGCAAAACATCCTAGTTCCGAGACCTGGCTTCTCTCTCTACAGGACTCTGGCTGAATCTATGGGAATTGAGGTCAAACTCTACAATTTATTG CCAGAGAAGAATTGGGAAATTGACCTGAAACAATTAGAATCTCTGATTGATGAAAAGACAGTTTGTCTTATTGTCAACAATCCATCAAACCCTTGTGGGTCAGTGTTCAGTAGACGTCATCTCCAGAAAATTTTGGCAG tGGCTGCAAGGCAATGTGTTCCCATTTTAGCTGATGAGATCTATGGAGACATG GTGTTTTCAGATTCCAAATTTGAGCCTCTGGCCACCCTCAGCAGCAATGTCCCCATCCTGTCCTGTGGAGGGCTGGCCAAGCGCTGGCTGGTTCCTGGCTGGAGGATGGGCTGGATCCTTATCCATGACCGAAGAGATATTTTTGGCAATGAg ATCCGAGATGGGCTGACGAAGCTAAGTCAACGGATCCTGGGCCCCTGCACCCTTGTCCAGGGAGCTCTGAAAAGCATCCTGTGTCGCACCCCTCGTGAGTTCTACCACAACACTCTAAGCTTCCTCAAG TCCAATGCGGATCTCTGCTATGGGGCATTGGCTGCCATCCCCGGACTCCGGCCCATTCACCCTTCTGGGGCCATGTACCTCATG GTTGGAATTGAGATGGAACATTTCCCAGAATTTGAGAATGATGTGGAGTTCACGGAGCAGTTAGTTGCTGAGCAATCTGTCCACTGCCTCCCAGCAACG TGCTTTGACTATCCAAATTTCTTCCGAGTGGTAATCACAGTTCCTGAAGTGATGATGCTGGAGGCCTGTAGCCGGATCCAGGAGTTCTGTGAACAGCACTACCATTGTGCTGAAGGGAGCCAGGAGGAATGTGACAAATAG
- the TAT gene encoding tyrosine aminotransferase isoform X4: MRVSGPTPICGTISGIRGCIRIHHHYHLSKNLGNFLVWLLGGCFSFTGKSLLVMDPYVIQMQDHGSLPSVLDVHVNVAGRSSVQGKVKSRKARWSVRPSDMSNKTFNPIRAIVDNMKVKPNPNKTMIALSIGDPTVFGNLPTDPEVTQAMKDALDSGKFNGYVPSIGYLSSREEVASYYHCPEAPLEAKDVILTSGCSQAIELCLAVLANPGQNILVPRPGFSLYRTLAESMGIEVKLYNLLPEKNWEIDLKQLESLIDEKTVCLIVNNPSNPCGSVFSRRHLQKILAVAARQCVPILADEIYGDMVFSDSKFEPLATLSSNVPILSCGGLAKRWLVPGWRMGWILIHDRRDIFGNEIRDGLTKLSQRILGPCTLVQGALKSILCRTPREFYHNTLSFLKSNADLCYGALAAIPGLRPIHPSGAMYLMVGIEMEHFPEFENDVEFTEQLVAEQSVHCLPATSRSLI; the protein is encoded by the exons ATGAGAGTTTCAGGCCCAACGCCCATTTGTGGGACTATTTCAGGTATCAGAGGTTGCATCCGAATTCACCATCACTATCATTTGTCAAAGAACTTAGGCAACTTCCTGGTTTGGCTGCTTGGAGGCTGCTTCTCCTTTACTGGGAAG TCTTTGCTAGTCATGGACCCATATGTGATTCAGATGCAGGATCACGGCAGCCTCCCCTCAGTTCTGGATGTGCATGTCAACGTCGCTGGGAGAAGCTCTGTGcagggaaaagtgaaaagcagGAAGGCCAGATGGTCCGTGAGGCCCTCGGACATGTCCAACAAAACTTTCAATCCCATCCGGGCCATTGTGGACAACATGAAGGTGAAGCCAAACCCAAACAAGACCATGATTGCTTTGTCGATTG GGGACCCTACTGTATTTGGAAACCTGCCGACAGATCCTGAAGTTACCCAAGCAATGAAAGATGCCCTCGACTCAGGGAAGTTTAATGGCTATGTCCCCTCCATTG GCTACTTATCCAGTCGGGAGGAAGTTGCTTCTTATTACCACTGTCCCGAGGCACCCCTGGAAGCTAAG GATGTCATTCTGACAAGTGGCTGCAGTCAGGCTATTGAACTGTGTTTGGCTGTGTTGGCCAACCCAGGGCAAAACATCCTAGTTCCGAGACCTGGCTTCTCTCTCTACAGGACTCTGGCTGAATCTATGGGAATTGAGGTCAAACTCTACAATTTATTG CCAGAGAAGAATTGGGAAATTGACCTGAAACAATTAGAATCTCTGATTGATGAAAAGACAGTTTGTCTTATTGTCAACAATCCATCAAACCCTTGTGGGTCAGTGTTCAGTAGACGTCATCTCCAGAAAATTTTGGCAG tGGCTGCAAGGCAATGTGTTCCCATTTTAGCTGATGAGATCTATGGAGACATG GTGTTTTCAGATTCCAAATTTGAGCCTCTGGCCACCCTCAGCAGCAATGTCCCCATCCTGTCCTGTGGAGGGCTGGCCAAGCGCTGGCTGGTTCCTGGCTGGAGGATGGGCTGGATCCTTATCCATGACCGAAGAGATATTTTTGGCAATGAg ATCCGAGATGGGCTGACGAAGCTAAGTCAACGGATCCTGGGCCCCTGCACCCTTGTCCAGGGAGCTCTGAAAAGCATCCTGTGTCGCACCCCTCGTGAGTTCTACCACAACACTCTAAGCTTCCTCAAG TCCAATGCGGATCTCTGCTATGGGGCATTGGCTGCCATCCCCGGACTCCGGCCCATTCACCCTTCTGGGGCCATGTACCTCATG GTTGGAATTGAGATGGAACATTTCCCAGAATTTGAGAATGATGTGGAGTTCACGGAGCAGTTAGTTGCTGAGCAATCTGTCCACTGCCTCCCAGCAACG tctaggagtctcatttga
- the TAT gene encoding tyrosine aminotransferase isoform X3 — MRVSGPTPICGTISGIRGCIRIHHHYHLSKNLGNFLVWLLGGCFSFTGKSLLVMDPYVIQMQDHGSLPSVLDVHVNVAGRSSVQGKVKSRKARWSVRPSDMSNKTFNPIRAIVDNMKVKPNPNKTMIALSIGDPTVFGNLPTDPEVTQAMKDALDSGKFNGYVPSIGYLSSREEVASYYHCPEAPLEAKDVILTSGCSQAIELCLAVLANPGQNILVPRPGFSLYRTLAESMGIEVKLYNLLPEKNWEIDLKQLESLIDEKTVCLIVNNPSNPCGSVFSRRHLQKILAVAARQCVPILADEIYGDMVFSDSKFEPLATLSSNVPILSCGGLAKRWLVPGWRMGWILIHDRRDIFGNEIRDGLTKLSQRILGPCTLVQGALKSILCRTPREFYHNTLSFLKSNADLCYGALAAIPGLRPIHPSGAMYLMVGIEMEHFPEFENDVEFTEQLVAEQSVHCLPATESHLKGP; from the exons ATGAGAGTTTCAGGCCCAACGCCCATTTGTGGGACTATTTCAGGTATCAGAGGTTGCATCCGAATTCACCATCACTATCATTTGTCAAAGAACTTAGGCAACTTCCTGGTTTGGCTGCTTGGAGGCTGCTTCTCCTTTACTGGGAAG TCTTTGCTAGTCATGGACCCATATGTGATTCAGATGCAGGATCACGGCAGCCTCCCCTCAGTTCTGGATGTGCATGTCAACGTCGCTGGGAGAAGCTCTGTGcagggaaaagtgaaaagcagGAAGGCCAGATGGTCCGTGAGGCCCTCGGACATGTCCAACAAAACTTTCAATCCCATCCGGGCCATTGTGGACAACATGAAGGTGAAGCCAAACCCAAACAAGACCATGATTGCTTTGTCGATTG GGGACCCTACTGTATTTGGAAACCTGCCGACAGATCCTGAAGTTACCCAAGCAATGAAAGATGCCCTCGACTCAGGGAAGTTTAATGGCTATGTCCCCTCCATTG GCTACTTATCCAGTCGGGAGGAAGTTGCTTCTTATTACCACTGTCCCGAGGCACCCCTGGAAGCTAAG GATGTCATTCTGACAAGTGGCTGCAGTCAGGCTATTGAACTGTGTTTGGCTGTGTTGGCCAACCCAGGGCAAAACATCCTAGTTCCGAGACCTGGCTTCTCTCTCTACAGGACTCTGGCTGAATCTATGGGAATTGAGGTCAAACTCTACAATTTATTG CCAGAGAAGAATTGGGAAATTGACCTGAAACAATTAGAATCTCTGATTGATGAAAAGACAGTTTGTCTTATTGTCAACAATCCATCAAACCCTTGTGGGTCAGTGTTCAGTAGACGTCATCTCCAGAAAATTTTGGCAG tGGCTGCAAGGCAATGTGTTCCCATTTTAGCTGATGAGATCTATGGAGACATG GTGTTTTCAGATTCCAAATTTGAGCCTCTGGCCACCCTCAGCAGCAATGTCCCCATCCTGTCCTGTGGAGGGCTGGCCAAGCGCTGGCTGGTTCCTGGCTGGAGGATGGGCTGGATCCTTATCCATGACCGAAGAGATATTTTTGGCAATGAg ATCCGAGATGGGCTGACGAAGCTAAGTCAACGGATCCTGGGCCCCTGCACCCTTGTCCAGGGAGCTCTGAAAAGCATCCTGTGTCGCACCCCTCGTGAGTTCTACCACAACACTCTAAGCTTCCTCAAG TCCAATGCGGATCTCTGCTATGGGGCATTGGCTGCCATCCCCGGACTCCGGCCCATTCACCCTTCTGGGGCCATGTACCTCATG GTTGGAATTGAGATGGAACATTTCCCAGAATTTGAGAATGATGTGGAGTTCACGGAGCAGTTAGTTGCTGAGCAATCTGTCCACTGCCTCCCAGCAACG gagtctcatttgaaaggaccttga
- the TAT gene encoding tyrosine aminotransferase isoform X2 — protein sequence MRVSGPTPICGTISGIRGCIRIHHHYHLSKNLGNFLVWLLGGCFSFTGKMQDHGSLPSVLDVHVNVAGRSSVQGKVKSRKARWSVRPSDMSNKTFNPIRAIVDNMKVKPNPNKTMIALSIGDPTVFGNLPTDPEVTQAMKDALDSGKFNGYVPSIGYLSSREEVASYYHCPEAPLEAKDVILTSGCSQAIELCLAVLANPGQNILVPRPGFSLYRTLAESMGIEVKLYNLLPEKNWEIDLKQLESLIDEKTVCLIVNNPSNPCGSVFSRRHLQKILAVAARQCVPILADEIYGDMVFSDSKFEPLATLSSNVPILSCGGLAKRWLVPGWRMGWILIHDRRDIFGNEIRDGLTKLSQRILGPCTLVQGALKSILCRTPREFYHNTLSFLKSNADLCYGALAAIPGLRPIHPSGAMYLMVGIEMEHFPEFENDVEFTEQLVAEQSVHCLPATCFDYPNFFRVVITVPEVMMLEACSRIQEFCEQHYHCAEGSQEECDK from the exons ATGAGAGTTTCAGGCCCAACGCCCATTTGTGGGACTATTTCAGGTATCAGAGGTTGCATCCGAATTCACCATCACTATCATTTGTCAAAGAACTTAGGCAACTTCCTGGTTTGGCTGCTTGGAGGCTGCTTCTCCTTTACTGGGAAG ATGCAGGATCACGGCAGCCTCCCCTCAGTTCTGGATGTGCATGTCAACGTCGCTGGGAGAAGCTCTGTGcagggaaaagtgaaaagcagGAAGGCCAGATGGTCCGTGAGGCCCTCGGACATGTCCAACAAAACTTTCAATCCCATCCGGGCCATTGTGGACAACATGAAGGTGAAGCCAAACCCAAACAAGACCATGATTGCTTTGTCGATTG GGGACCCTACTGTATTTGGAAACCTGCCGACAGATCCTGAAGTTACCCAAGCAATGAAAGATGCCCTCGACTCAGGGAAGTTTAATGGCTATGTCCCCTCCATTG GCTACTTATCCAGTCGGGAGGAAGTTGCTTCTTATTACCACTGTCCCGAGGCACCCCTGGAAGCTAAG GATGTCATTCTGACAAGTGGCTGCAGTCAGGCTATTGAACTGTGTTTGGCTGTGTTGGCCAACCCAGGGCAAAACATCCTAGTTCCGAGACCTGGCTTCTCTCTCTACAGGACTCTGGCTGAATCTATGGGAATTGAGGTCAAACTCTACAATTTATTG CCAGAGAAGAATTGGGAAATTGACCTGAAACAATTAGAATCTCTGATTGATGAAAAGACAGTTTGTCTTATTGTCAACAATCCATCAAACCCTTGTGGGTCAGTGTTCAGTAGACGTCATCTCCAGAAAATTTTGGCAG tGGCTGCAAGGCAATGTGTTCCCATTTTAGCTGATGAGATCTATGGAGACATG GTGTTTTCAGATTCCAAATTTGAGCCTCTGGCCACCCTCAGCAGCAATGTCCCCATCCTGTCCTGTGGAGGGCTGGCCAAGCGCTGGCTGGTTCCTGGCTGGAGGATGGGCTGGATCCTTATCCATGACCGAAGAGATATTTTTGGCAATGAg ATCCGAGATGGGCTGACGAAGCTAAGTCAACGGATCCTGGGCCCCTGCACCCTTGTCCAGGGAGCTCTGAAAAGCATCCTGTGTCGCACCCCTCGTGAGTTCTACCACAACACTCTAAGCTTCCTCAAG TCCAATGCGGATCTCTGCTATGGGGCATTGGCTGCCATCCCCGGACTCCGGCCCATTCACCCTTCTGGGGCCATGTACCTCATG GTTGGAATTGAGATGGAACATTTCCCAGAATTTGAGAATGATGTGGAGTTCACGGAGCAGTTAGTTGCTGAGCAATCTGTCCACTGCCTCCCAGCAACG TGCTTTGACTATCCAAATTTCTTCCGAGTGGTAATCACAGTTCCTGAAGTGATGATGCTGGAGGCCTGTAGCCGGATCCAGGAGTTCTGTGAACAGCACTACCATTGTGCTGAAGGGAGCCAGGAGGAATGTGACAAATAG